From a region of the Armatimonas rosea genome:
- a CDS encoding DUF998 domain-containing protein gives MSPRLLLRAGGVPLPWFLGWTTLAGALAPGYSPLAQHASELTQKPGIPHMLVNLAALGTGLGFCLFAVGLWRATGRRVSVGALSWFLFGIAMASNGIWPMGSPLHGLYALGIINLIAPALALIETPTLHDNPRAYALTVFVSLAGILYLWLNITGNDPDGYRGLTQRVFSSINALWPAVVAYTLVGGKARA, from the coding sequence GTGAGCCCACGTCTCCTCCTCAGGGCAGGCGGGGTTCCCCTGCCCTGGTTTCTGGGCTGGACAACCCTCGCCGGAGCACTCGCACCGGGCTATAGTCCGCTGGCGCAGCATGCCAGCGAGCTCACCCAGAAGCCGGGCATACCTCACATGCTCGTCAATCTCGCCGCGCTGGGCACAGGGCTAGGGTTCTGTCTCTTTGCTGTCGGACTGTGGCGGGCGACAGGGCGACGTGTCTCCGTGGGAGCACTGAGCTGGTTTCTCTTCGGGATCGCCATGGCCTCCAACGGCATCTGGCCGATGGGAAGCCCGCTTCATGGGCTCTATGCCCTGGGGATCATCAATCTCATTGCTCCTGCCCTCGCCCTCATCGAGACCCCTACACTCCATGATAACCCACGCGCCTACGCCCTCACGGTCTTTGTCAGTCTCGCAGGGATTCTCTACCTCTGGCTCAATATCACCGGCAACGACCCCGACGGCTACCGTGGCTTGACGCAAAGAGTTTTCTCGTCGATCAACGCGCTCTGGCCTGCGGTGGTTGCCTACACGCTCGTTGGGGGCAAAGCTCGTGCTTAG
- a CDS encoding MerR family transcriptional regulator codes for MIKIGDFARLGQVTVPTLRFYAEVGLLKPVSVDSVSGYRYYALSQLPRLNRIMALKDLGFTLPQIEHVLNTDPTLDALRGMLSLKQAETEQLVAAEQARLCRIEARLHQIEQESRMSEFDVAIKALPPMLVAACRVTIPTNDQASAFLDRAFGDVFGQLHAHGVKPVGPCGAIWHQSAEVLENEVAEVIVPIDRAFQATESVQVYEVPALQVAAVVHQGGYENLSLMHKALLQWMEANGYEAAGSYRELYHSPPDAETPVLEVQYPVSSKS; via the coding sequence ATGATCAAGATTGGGGACTTTGCGCGGCTGGGACAGGTGACGGTTCCCACCCTGCGGTTCTATGCGGAGGTGGGGCTCCTGAAGCCTGTCTCGGTGGATAGCGTGTCGGGGTACCGCTACTACGCGCTCTCCCAGCTTCCACGGCTCAATCGCATCATGGCCCTCAAAGACCTGGGCTTTACCCTTCCGCAGATCGAGCATGTCCTGAACACCGACCCGACACTGGACGCGCTCCGGGGCATGCTCTCTCTCAAGCAGGCGGAGACCGAACAGCTCGTGGCAGCTGAGCAGGCGCGCTTGTGCCGAATCGAGGCTCGGCTCCATCAGATTGAACAGGAGAGTCGAATGTCTGAGTTTGATGTTGCTATCAAGGCACTTCCCCCCATGCTCGTGGCGGCGTGCCGCGTGACCATCCCCACCAATGACCAAGCGTCGGCGTTTCTAGACCGCGCCTTTGGCGATGTTTTTGGTCAGCTCCATGCCCACGGCGTAAAACCGGTCGGTCCGTGCGGTGCGATCTGGCACCAGAGCGCGGAGGTTCTGGAGAACGAGGTCGCGGAGGTGATTGTCCCGATTGATCGTGCTTTCCAAGCGACCGAGAGTGTGCAGGTCTACGAGGTGCCCGCGCTCCAAGTGGCTGCGGTGGTGCACCAGGGCGGCTACGAGAACCTGTCCCTGATGCATAAGGCGCTTCTCCAGTGGATGGAGGCCAATGGCTACGAGGCAGCGGGCTCCTACCGCGAGCTCTACCACAGCCCCCCCGATGCCGAGACCCCCGTGCTAGAGGTGCAGTACCCCGTGAGCTCTAAGAGCTAA
- a CDS encoding GyrI-like domain-containing protein, whose product MRTATEHFYREAIQRAINAAFQAPNTSPATLAEAAGFSAFHFSRMFAGMVGESPGEFLRRLRLERAAQALQTGQRVTETAFEAGYESLEAFSRAFRAAFGCAPSEFTASCLGTCLPTPTSLHWSAPGVVPVFVPRTKGTFMDVTIQETAPAWRVVALRHTGPYNQIGPVFGQLMGWMQAHGVTPAGPALAISHDDPETTPAAELRSDACVIVADDFTTDDPTVQVLDLPGGRYAVTTHLGAYSGLGATWSQLMGEWFPTSGHTIAFTRPCFELYVNDCNTVPVEEVRTELYVPIL is encoded by the coding sequence GTGAGGACAGCTACCGAGCACTTCTACCGAGAAGCGATCCAGCGGGCGATCAACGCGGCTTTTCAAGCCCCGAACACATCGCCCGCTACCCTCGCCGAGGCCGCGGGGTTCTCGGCGTTTCACTTTAGTCGGATGTTTGCCGGAATGGTGGGCGAGAGCCCCGGGGAGTTCCTGCGCCGCCTGCGCCTAGAGCGGGCCGCGCAGGCGCTCCAGACAGGGCAGCGGGTGACAGAGACAGCCTTTGAGGCCGGCTACGAGAGCCTAGAGGCCTTTAGCCGTGCCTTTCGCGCCGCCTTTGGCTGTGCACCGTCGGAGTTTACGGCCTCGTGCCTTGGCACGTGCCTCCCGACACCCACGAGCCTGCACTGGAGCGCTCCGGGAGTCGTGCCGGTGTTTGTCCCTCGCACGAAAGGAACTTTCATGGACGTTACGATTCAAGAGACTGCCCCCGCCTGGCGCGTGGTGGCGCTCCGCCATACCGGCCCCTACAACCAGATCGGCCCTGTCTTTGGCCAGCTCATGGGCTGGATGCAGGCCCACGGAGTCACCCCCGCCGGTCCGGCGCTGGCGATCTCCCACGACGACCCCGAGACCACGCCCGCCGCCGAGCTGCGCTCCGATGCCTGCGTGATTGTGGCCGATGACTTCACCACCGATGATCCCACGGTCCAGGTGCTCGATCTACCCGGGGGGCGCTACGCGGTCACGACACACCTTGGGGCCTACTCCGGGCTGGGCGCGACCTGGAGCCAGCTCATGGGCGAGTGGTTCCCCACCAGCGGCCACACGATCGCGTTCACCCGGCCCTGTTTTGAGCTCTACGTCAACGACTGCAACACCGTCCCGGTCGAAGAGGTCCGCACCGAGCTCTACGTCCCCATTCTCTAG
- a CDS encoding RNA polymerase sigma factor, giving the protein MRRPTGDDDSLLQRAVRGETACFTELMRRHRPWVYRLLTALTADPDAAEDLAQEVFTRLHRHAHRYRGRGQFVAYLKQLALNVGRSYLRRIPGVTLVAWDEQTAPLEGDLLDAILTQQVQAEVRASVEALPPDQREAMLLHYFAGWTIPEIAARAQCPEGTVKSRLFHAVRKIRAALTPTTLKEEQEQ; this is encoded by the coding sequence ATGCGACGACCAACCGGGGACGATGACAGCCTGCTCCAGCGAGCGGTGCGCGGCGAGACAGCTTGTTTTACCGAGCTGATGCGCCGCCACCGCCCCTGGGTCTACCGGCTCCTCACCGCCCTGACCGCGGACCCCGACGCCGCCGAGGACCTGGCGCAGGAGGTCTTCACCCGCCTCCACCGCCATGCCCACCGCTACAGAGGCCGTGGGCAGTTTGTGGCCTACCTCAAGCAGCTCGCCCTGAATGTCGGACGGAGCTACCTGCGCCGGATTCCTGGTGTCACGCTCGTGGCCTGGGACGAGCAGACCGCGCCTCTTGAGGGCGATCTCCTCGATGCCATCCTGACCCAACAGGTCCAGGCAGAGGTGCGCGCCAGTGTCGAGGCCCTTCCCCCCGACCAGCGCGAGGCCATGCTCCTGCACTACTTCGCCGGCTGGACCATCCCCGAGATCGCCGCACGGGCTCAGTGCCCCGAGGGGACCGTCAAGTCCCGCCTCTTCCACGCCGTCCGCAAGATTCGTGCGGCACTCACTCCAACAACTCTGAAAGAAGAACAAGAACAATGA
- a CDS encoding nuclear transport factor 2 family protein: METAEIANGLVALCREGKFGEAMKAYYAEGIVSVEANEFTVTGLEACEAKGVEWQSEHEVHGIEVEGPFVGTGMFVVRFKLDVTVKASGKRLIADEVGIYTVEAGKIVREVFLFAGM, encoded by the coding sequence ATGGAAACAGCAGAGATTGCAAATGGGCTCGTTGCCCTGTGCCGCGAAGGCAAGTTCGGTGAGGCGATGAAGGCGTACTACGCCGAGGGAATTGTCAGTGTGGAGGCCAATGAGTTCACGGTCACGGGCCTGGAGGCCTGCGAGGCCAAGGGAGTCGAGTGGCAGTCCGAGCACGAGGTGCATGGAATCGAGGTCGAGGGGCCGTTTGTGGGCACTGGGATGTTCGTCGTGCGCTTCAAGCTCGATGTGACCGTCAAGGCCAGCGGCAAGCGGCTGATCGCCGATGAGGTCGGAATCTACACCGTCGAAGCGGGTAAGATCGTCCGCGAGGTCTTTCTCTTTGCCGGGATGTAA